The following are encoded together in the Pleurocapsa sp. FMAR1 genome:
- a CDS encoding HAD family hydrolase, whose protein sequence is MGLKAVLLDFSGVIIDDEEINQTLVAEIMLSENLRADESEYAQYCRGRSDRACLKDILANRGRILPDEYLNKLIKTKSNGYRQQIDQLNKLPLSPNLAEFLAQLKEQGIAIGLVTGAIRSEVEYILQKAELAEYFDVIVAGDDLEQSKPEPEPYLLALKNFSLQSSECLAIEDNPVGIEAAKQAKIQVVGISSIYPLHMLQRQANWTVDNFLEIELDRVDEVLSQA, encoded by the coding sequence ATGGGTTTGAAAGCGGTTTTATTAGATTTTAGCGGTGTAATTATCGATGACGAAGAGATAAACCAGACATTAGTAGCAGAGATAATGCTGAGTGAAAATTTACGGGCTGATGAGTCTGAATATGCTCAATATTGTCGAGGTAGAAGCGATCGCGCTTGCTTAAAAGATATCTTAGCTAATCGTGGTCGCATTTTACCTGATGAATATCTAAATAAGCTAATTAAAACTAAATCCAATGGCTACCGACAGCAAATCGATCAACTAAATAAATTACCTTTATCTCCCAACTTAGCTGAATTTTTGGCGCAGTTAAAGGAACAAGGTATTGCTATTGGCTTAGTAACTGGTGCAATTCGTTCTGAAGTTGAATATATTCTGCAAAAGGCTGAACTAGCAGAATACTTTGATGTCATTGTTGCAGGAGATGACCTTGAACAAAGTAAGCCTGAACCTGAACCCTATTTGCTAGCGTTAAAAAACTTCAGCTTACAATCATCGGAGTGTTTGGCAATTGAAGACAACCCTGTCGGTATCGAAGCAGCAAAACAAGCCAAGATACAAGTAGTGGGTATTTCTTCTATTTATCCTCTACATATGTTGCAAAGACAAGCTAACTGGACAGTAGATAATTTTTTAGAAATTGAGCTAGATCGAGTAGACGAAGTATTGTCCCAAGCTTAA